A portion of the Desulfobacterales bacterium genome contains these proteins:
- a CDS encoding ATP-binding protein produces the protein MRRLLNINLKNKFFFSIMAVILIISVTIAFLARLMLVSTLTSELELRGLALASSIADSSSGYLLDKNYPGLLSMIFDVQQVSERKDLIAYIFITDPDNQVISHTFTRPFPEKLRLANPIPPGQNKSVKMLRIDENTAFDIALPIKEGIYRIGTVHAGLNKSHIDTLMDQLKFIFIGFILLIIVIVFIISHKLALYITGPISNLIRISNEFSRGNFDVQLDNIIDGWKPTDCPAYGNPDLPCKLIEKSKDGLDTAQDKASGNLSICQQCLFFGKRKGDEVVQLTNSFQNMIWRIKPYPKQLRETEQKYRSLFDSGPDPIFVVDRNTLEIIDANPRAFEIYGYLNDDLIGKSILDLGPKTNTNADYLTYFQKDKNAQGCVYYPKVLQYKEGKKPFYVNAHACAISYKEKPAIIIEATDITDLIEKDAQLIQASKMKSLGEISAGIAHEINQPLNAIKLGSEFLGMMATEDLDVPKPEFLQIVNEISSQVDRAADIINTLRSFGRKDSLIKDKLDLNKPIRGAVSTIGRQFELENISIKLELSDQISPISGYDNRLQQVFLNLATNARDAIKKKSRKEGNTDGGTITIKTYQYGKKVFAEVQDKGIGIPKSVMDKIFEPFFTTKEAGQGMGLGLAITYGIVKDHDGDIKIFSKEGEGTTFTLSFPAAA, from the coding sequence ATGAGACGACTATTAAATATCAACCTGAAAAACAAATTCTTCTTCTCCATCATGGCCGTAATTCTCATTATCAGTGTAACCATCGCCTTTCTTGCCCGGTTGATGCTGGTCAGCACCCTGACCTCTGAACTGGAACTCAGGGGATTGGCACTGGCCAGCAGTATTGCTGACAGCAGCAGCGGCTATTTGCTTGACAAAAATTACCCGGGCTTATTGAGCATGATTTTTGATGTTCAGCAGGTCAGCGAACGCAAAGACCTCATCGCATATATTTTTATCACCGATCCGGACAACCAGGTAATCAGCCATACCTTCACCCGTCCTTTTCCCGAAAAACTGCGCCTGGCAAACCCCATACCGCCGGGGCAGAATAAAAGCGTAAAAATGCTCCGCATCGACGAAAATACCGCCTTTGACATTGCCCTGCCCATCAAAGAGGGAATCTACCGTATCGGAACCGTGCATGCGGGACTCAACAAGAGCCATATCGACACGTTGATGGATCAGCTCAAATTTATCTTTATAGGCTTTATTCTGTTGATCATCGTCATTGTATTTATCATCAGCCACAAACTGGCGCTGTACATCACCGGGCCGATCTCAAACCTCATCCGGATTTCCAACGAATTCAGCCGGGGCAATTTTGACGTTCAACTCGACAATATCATTGACGGATGGAAACCCACTGATTGCCCGGCTTACGGCAATCCTGACCTGCCGTGCAAACTGATCGAAAAATCCAAGGATGGTTTGGATACCGCGCAAGACAAAGCATCCGGAAACCTGAGCATCTGCCAGCAATGTCTGTTTTTCGGCAAGCGCAAGGGGGACGAAGTGGTCCAGCTGACCAACTCTTTTCAGAATATGATCTGGAGGATCAAGCCCTATCCCAAACAACTGCGGGAAACCGAACAAAAATACCGCTCGCTGTTTGACAGCGGGCCGGACCCGATCTTTGTTGTTGACCGGAATACACTTGAAATTATTGACGCCAACCCCAGAGCGTTTGAAATTTACGGGTATTTGAATGATGACCTGATCGGCAAATCCATCCTTGATCTGGGTCCGAAAACAAATACCAATGCAGATTACCTGACGTATTTTCAAAAAGACAAAAATGCCCAGGGTTGCGTTTATTACCCTAAAGTGCTTCAATATAAAGAAGGGAAAAAACCGTTTTATGTCAATGCACATGCCTGCGCCATCAGTTACAAGGAAAAACCGGCCATTATTATCGAAGCCACGGATATTACCGATTTGATTGAAAAAGACGCTCAACTCATTCAAGCCAGCAAAATGAAATCCCTCGGCGAAATATCGGCCGGCATTGCTCATGAAATCAACCAGCCGCTCAATGCCATAAAGCTCGGCAGTGAATTTCTCGGGATGATGGCCACCGAAGATCTCGATGTCCCAAAACCGGAATTTCTTCAGATAGTCAATGAGATCAGCAGCCAGGTGGACAGAGCTGCCGATATTATCAATACCCTGCGCTCGTTTGGCAGAAAAGACAGTCTGATAAAAGACAAACTCGATCTGAACAAGCCCATCCGGGGGGCCGTATCCACGATCGGCAGACAATTCGAACTGGAAAACATCTCCATCAAACTGGAACTCTCGGACCAGATTTCCCCGATTTCAGGTTATGATAACCGGCTTCAGCAGGTATTTCTCAATCTGGCCACCAATGCACGGGATGCCATCAAAAAAAAGAGTCGAAAAGAAGGAAACACGGATGGAGGAACCATCACGATCAAAACCTATCAGTACGGGAAAAAAGTGTTCGCGGAAGTTCAGGACAAGGGCATTGGCATTCCCAAATCGGTGATGGACAAAATTTTCGAGCCGTTTTTTACCACCAAGGAAGCCGGACAGGGAATGGGCCTGGGCCTGGCGATTACCTACGGCATAGTTAAAGACCATGATGGTGATATTAAAATTTTCAGCAAAGAGGGTGAAGGAACCACCTTTACACTGAGTTTTCCTGCGGCCGCATAA
- a CDS encoding ABC transporter substrate-binding protein, translating to MMKKHIGAVFCVLTVFVFLAGNCIAANGVKVGVVLPLTGDQAKFGEVEKLSFEMAVEEINAAGGINGTPLELLIEDDTGRPEVGRSVVEKLISKDKVVMLGGGYSSSVTYAVAGVCQQNRIPFLVNTGSADKITTSGWDYIFRLNPPVSEYAGAIETLLTQVVKPKTVAILYENSLFGTSGATSFAKTCESLGYKVVLKEGYEHGGIDFKPVLIQVKRENPDILYMVSYIMDASLLMKQAKELKLTPKMFIGGAAGFTLPEFYQNAGIASEKVISATLWHQVLPYPGAMDYFNKFVTRYNKPTEYHGAEAYAACYVIADALKRAKSFNTQDVKQALSETDMMTIFGAVKFVSYGKMKNQNKLPTYVVQWIDGKLEMVWPSDLSTKPFFYPVDWLNTWKY from the coding sequence ATGATGAAGAAACATATAGGGGCTGTTTTTTGTGTTTTAACTGTTTTTGTTTTTCTGGCAGGAAATTGTATCGCGGCAAATGGGGTGAAGGTCGGCGTTGTTCTTCCCCTTACCGGCGATCAGGCCAAGTTCGGAGAGGTGGAAAAATTATCATTTGAAATGGCCGTGGAAGAAATTAATGCCGCCGGTGGCATTAACGGAACTCCTCTGGAACTTCTGATAGAAGATGATACGGGGCGTCCCGAAGTCGGGCGGTCGGTCGTGGAAAAGCTGATTTCCAAAGACAAAGTGGTGATGCTGGGTGGCGGGTACAGCAGTAGCGTAACCTATGCCGTTGCCGGGGTATGTCAGCAGAACCGGATACCGTTTTTAGTGAATACAGGCTCGGCAGATAAAATCACCACCTCCGGGTGGGATTATATTTTTCGTCTGAATCCGCCGGTCAGTGAATACGCGGGTGCAATCGAAACCCTGCTGACACAGGTTGTCAAACCCAAAACGGTTGCAATTCTTTATGAAAACTCGCTGTTCGGGACCTCTGGGGCCACATCGTTTGCAAAAACCTGTGAAAGCCTCGGTTACAAAGTGGTCCTGAAAGAAGGCTACGAACATGGCGGGATCGATTTTAAGCCGGTTCTGATTCAGGTGAAGCGGGAAAATCCGGATATCCTCTACATGGTATCCTATATTATGGATGCATCCTTGTTGATGAAGCAGGCAAAGGAATTAAAACTCACCCCCAAAATGTTTATTGGCGGTGCGGCCGGTTTTACCTTGCCGGAATTTTATCAGAATGCCGGGATTGCTTCTGAAAAAGTCATTTCCGCCACCCTGTGGCATCAGGTGCTGCCTTATCCGGGCGCGATGGATTACTTCAACAAATTTGTGACCAGGTATAATAAACCTACCGAATATCATGGAGCAGAGGCATATGCGGCATGCTATGTGATTGCGGACGCGCTGAAGCGTGCCAAATCGTTCAATACGCAAGATGTCAAACAAGCCCTGTCTGAAACGGATATGATGACAATCTTCGGGGCGGTCAAATTTGTTTCCTACGGTAAAATGAAAAATCAGAATAAGCTGCCCACCTATGTCGTGCAGTGGATTGATGGGAAGCTAGAGATGGTCTGGCCGTCGGATTTGTCTACAAAACCGTTTTTCTACCCCGTGGACTGGTTAAATACCTGGAAATATTAG
- a CDS encoding iron-sulfur cluster assembly scaffold protein: MSKKPFNYWQDHSANYLIMANQFEKRKPMDSPDGHGKKTGDCGDSVEFFLRVNQGILEDICFDIDGCKNTNACANTVIHLAEGETIDEAWNLTPEDVINYLETLPEDSRHCAELSMGAFYLALSSLKNNKPG, translated from the coding sequence ATGAGTAAAAAACCCTTTAATTACTGGCAGGACCATTCGGCAAATTACCTGATCATGGCAAACCAGTTCGAAAAACGAAAACCGATGGATTCCCCGGACGGACATGGCAAAAAAACTGGAGACTGCGGGGACTCGGTTGAATTTTTTCTGCGGGTGAATCAGGGCATACTTGAGGATATTTGTTTTGATATAGATGGCTGCAAAAACACCAATGCCTGCGCAAACACGGTAATTCACCTTGCCGAGGGCGAAACCATCGATGAAGCATGGAATTTGACGCCGGAAGACGTTATCAACTATCTGGAAACATTGCCGGAAGATTCCAGACACTGCGCAGAACTGTCCATGGGCGCATTTTACCTGGCATTATCCAGTCTGAAAAACAATAAGCCCGGGTAA
- a CDS encoding ABC transporter substrate-binding protein: MKKAIRFLLIIFLNFVALSACNQNEQIESRLKNPIGFTDTEIIFGSSLALKGHASFLGTQTLRGAMCYIKYVNDQGGVHGRKIKIIARDDSYDPPQCVANTQRLIIEDRVFALFCYVGTPTTVKILPMVDSAKIPILGMFTGANALREPFNRYVINVRASYYQETGTAVKHLVEDLGIKKIAVLYQYDAYGFDGLTGTELALKEYNLAPVASGSYIRGTLDVEEASNKIIASGADAVVMIGTSKPCAEFIKRSISKGAHPVFYTPSFAGSEDLAKHLGPDIDATVIMSQVVPRPEGTEDQIRLGKTMEFATLLKQYYPDDEPDFVGFEGYINAKVLVEGLQRAGRNLTRERFIDAIESINGYPLGYDITISFSPTDHQGMDRVYFTRLENGKFMLINEGWTSIKKDILGQDKKSVSAEGS, translated from the coding sequence GTGAAAAAGGCCATCCGCTTTTTGTTGATTATTTTTTTAAATTTCGTTGCACTGTCGGCATGCAACCAGAACGAACAGATAGAATCCCGCCTGAAAAATCCCATCGGATTTACCGACACTGAAATTATTTTCGGATCGTCCCTGGCACTCAAGGGACACGCCAGTTTTTTAGGAACGCAGACCCTTCGCGGTGCCATGTGCTACATTAAATATGTCAATGATCAGGGGGGGGTCCACGGCCGAAAAATAAAAATCATTGCCCGTGACGACAGTTACGATCCACCCCAATGCGTGGCGAACACCCAGCGGCTGATTATCGAAGATCGAGTCTTTGCCCTTTTTTGTTACGTCGGCACGCCGACAACCGTAAAAATTCTACCGATGGTTGACAGCGCAAAGATTCCGATTCTGGGAATGTTTACCGGTGCCAATGCCCTGCGGGAACCGTTTAACCGCTATGTTATCAATGTCAGGGCTTCATATTATCAGGAAACCGGCACAGCGGTTAAACATCTGGTCGAAGATCTGGGGATCAAAAAAATTGCTGTCTTATATCAGTATGATGCCTATGGCTTTGACGGCCTGACCGGTACGGAACTTGCGCTTAAGGAATATAATCTGGCTCCGGTTGCCAGCGGATCGTATATCAGGGGAACCCTCGATGTCGAAGAGGCATCGAACAAAATCATCGCCTCCGGAGCAGATGCCGTTGTCATGATCGGCACCTCAAAGCCATGCGCCGAATTCATCAAGCGTTCAATCAGCAAGGGGGCCCATCCGGTTTTCTATACCCCGTCGTTTGCCGGATCAGAAGATCTCGCCAAACATTTGGGACCGGACATCGACGCCACGGTGATCATGTCGCAGGTAGTACCCCGGCCGGAAGGCACCGAAGACCAGATTCGTCTTGGAAAAACCATGGAATTTGCCACCCTTCTCAAACAGTATTATCCGGATGATGAACCCGACTTTGTCGGATTTGAAGGCTATATTAACGCGAAGGTTCTGGTAGAGGGATTACAACGGGCCGGAAGAAACCTTACCAGGGAACGGTTCATCGATGCCATCGAGTCTATTAACGGATATCCGCTCGGTTATGATATTACGATCTCATTCAGCCCTACCGATCATCAGGGGATGGACAGGGTCTATTTCACCCGGCTGGAAAACGGCAAGTTCATGCTGATCAATGAAGGCTGGACATCCATTAAAAAAGACATCCTTGGGCAGGATAAAAAATCAGTTTCAGCTGAGGGTTCATGA
- the mobB gene encoding molybdopterin-guanine dinucleotide biosynthesis protein B, translated as MLPVVSFVGKSNSGKTTLVEKLIPELKKRGYKIGVIKHSFHGFDIDQKGKDSWRHKNAGADAVMVKSSDKIGFIKDCQKDSLDDLLKYFEGMDLVITEGFKKADKPKIEIFRRAVHHEPLWHPDSHDIVAIVTDDDIDVTIDRFGLDDIKELADFIENRFL; from the coding sequence ATGCTACCCGTTGTTTCATTTGTCGGAAAATCCAATTCCGGGAAAACCACGCTGGTTGAAAAACTTATCCCGGAACTGAAAAAAAGGGGTTATAAAATCGGTGTCATTAAACATTCCTTCCATGGTTTTGATATTGACCAAAAGGGAAAAGACAGCTGGCGACACAAGAATGCCGGCGCGGACGCCGTAATGGTAAAATCCTCGGATAAGATAGGATTTATAAAAGATTGTCAGAAAGATTCACTGGATGATCTGCTGAAGTATTTTGAAGGAATGGATCTTGTTATCACCGAAGGGTTCAAGAAGGCTGACAAACCTAAAATAGAGATTTTTCGCCGGGCCGTTCATCACGAGCCTTTGTGGCATCCCGACAGCCATGACATTGTGGCGATTGTGACCGATGATGATATCGATGTCACCATCGATCGTTTCGGTCTGGATGATATAAAAGAATTGGCCGATTTTATAGAAAATCGGTTTCTTTGA